A part of Procambarus clarkii isolate CNS0578487 chromosome 21, FALCON_Pclarkii_2.0, whole genome shotgun sequence genomic DNA contains:
- the LOC138367148 gene encoding clumping factor A-like produces the protein MADKATRADTAAEVDTVAEADTVAGADTAARADRGAGAYTAAVVDTTARVDNTAGADSAAESDTVAGSDTAAGPDTTAEGDTAPEADSEAGTVTAAEADTTAGADTAAGEDTAAGADKGVMT, from the exons ATGGCTGACAAAGCAACAAGAGCTGACACAGCAGCAGAGGTTGACACAGTAGCAGAGGCTGACACAGTAGCAGGGGCTGACACAGCAGCAAGGGCTGACAGAGGAGCAGGGGCTTACACGGCAGCAGTGGTTGACACCACAGCACGGGTTGACAACACAGCAGGAGCTGACTCAG CCGCAGAGTCTGACACAGTAGCAGGGTCTGACACAGCAGCAGGGCCTGACACAACAGCAGAGGGTGACACAGCACCAGAGGCGGACTCAGAAGCAGGGACAGTCACAGCAGCAGAGGCTGACACAACAGCAGGAGCTGACACAGCAGCAGGGGAAGATACAGCAGCAGGGGCTGACAAAGGCGTCATGACGTAG